One window of the Doryrhamphus excisus isolate RoL2022-K1 chromosome 10, RoL_Dexc_1.0, whole genome shotgun sequence genome contains the following:
- the si:dkey-79d12.5 gene encoding maternal B9.15 protein: MKREVKAGVDFLKRLAVARGKLDEAKAQVFAEKLQKLLLEKFEEHWYPDSPSKGQAFRCIRINNRIPYDEALLKACEESELTPSDLSLPPEVTVWIDPLEVCARSGENSRPFTIASFNDNEEQEEGGAKEGNEVQANLDTSDYHSATSSDCGSAASSDTEEEAKDGETEGEAKKEKKVEKHEAGSDVTITMVPRIRIRQQHKVKYGKIVAPANPQYFFHPAPVWPHPYKHNAPVFLTAVCAPTVPPPPPPPQQVLGYYILPQPPPQFVLSHAPTQSWASVRG, from the exons ATGAAGAGAGAGGTGAAGGCCGGAGTCGACTTCCTGAAACGTCTGGCTGTAGCACGTGGCAAACTTGATGAAGCAAAAGCGCAAGTGTTTGCAGAGAAGCTGCAGAAACTTTTATTGGAAAAGTTTGAGGAGCACTGGTACCCTGACTCCCCAAGCAAAGGACAGGCGTTCAG ATGTATCCGGATAAATAACAGAATACCCTATGACGAGGCGCTCCTCAAGGCATGTGAGGAGAGTGAGCTCACACCCAGTGATCTCAGTCTTCCCCCGGAGGTCACCGTGTGGATCGACCCACTGGAGGTGTGCGCGAG ATCCGGAGAGAATAGCCGGCCATTCACAATAGCCAGTTTCAACGATAACGAAGAGCAAGAGGAGGGTGGTGCGAAGGAAGGAAACGAGGTCCAGGCGAACCTCGACACTTCAGATTATCACTCTGCGACTTCATCTGACTGCGGTTCTGCTGCATCGAGCGACACAGAGGAGGAGGCAAAGGATGGCGAGACAGAAGGAGAGgcaaaaaaagagaagaaagtCGAGAAGCACGAAGCGGGGAGTGACGTCACAATAACGATGGTGCCCAGGATTCGGATTCGCCAGCAACATAAAGTCAAATATGGCAAAATTGTG GCTCCAGCGAACCCGCAGTATTTCTTCCACCCGGCACCAGTTTGGCCCCACCCGTACAAACACAACGCGCCGGTGTTCCTCACTGCAGTTTGCGCACCCACAGTTccaccacccccacctccaccccaGCAAGTCCTTGGCTACTACATCTTACCGCAGCCACCTCCACAGTTTGTCCTTTCTCACGCCCCTACACAGTCGTGGGCATCTGTGAGGGGTTAG
- the kcnn4 gene encoding small conductance calcium-activated potassium channel protein 2 isoform X3 has product MEMTKRAMQVNSKVDCGINRNGGETAEVSVPVSLPVKRTAHMEGDDLYRLRGRKFLLEDKKRLCALSLGAALFGILLMIIHTEMCPFLYTPGSTIALFINCSISLSTGCLLILIIAFHYKDIRLFITDHNQVDWRIAMTSHRIFVITLELLVCAIHPVGTYWEVCLHCNSSSSSPLCDSDHKSKTLVDLELLLSVLMFLRLYLVHRAVLLHSKVLLSASYRSIGSLNNINFTFRFVLKVLMNKYPARTLLVFILFFWLTASWMLTLCERQTQGSTDHMETALWLIAITFLTVGYGDVAPHTRCGKSVCLFTGVMWSVGGSQCDWSTDYTCEMEESAESALKECYVMTHSLGFDKIKACSVLIYTKKSIFTPDLYTYRKGGID; this is encoded by the exons ATGGAGATGACCAAGCGCGCCATGCAAGTCAACTCCAAGGTGGACTGTGGGATCAACAGAAACGGCGGGGAAACTGCTGAGGTGTCCGTGCCTGTGTCTCTTCCAGTGAAGAGGACGGCTCACATGGAAGGAGACGACCTGTACAGACTGCGGGGCAGAAAGTTCTTGTTGGAGGACAAAAAGCGGCTGTGCGCGCTGTCTTTGGGTGCAGCTCTGTTCGGAATACTGCTCATGATCATCCATACTGAGATGTGTCCCTTCCTCTATACACCG GGTTCAACCATTGCCTTATTCATCAACTGTTCCATCAGTCTGTCTACTGGGTGTCTCCTCATCTTAATCATAGCGTTCCATTATAAGGACATCAGG CTTTTCATCACAGACCACAACCAGGTGGACTGGCGCATTGCCATGACCAGCCACAGGATCTTTGTCATCACGCTTGAGCTATTGGTCTGTGCTATCCATCCCGTCGGCACCTACTGGGAGGTGTGCCTTCACTGcaactcctcttcctcatctccACTGTGTGATTCTGACCATAAGAGTAAGACTTTGGTGGATTTGGAGCTGCTTCTGTCAGTGCTGATGTTCCTGCGCTTGTACCTGGTGCACAGAGCCGTGTTACTGCACAGCAAAGTGCTGCTGAGCGCCTCCTATAGGAGCATCGGTTCGCTCAACAATATCAACTTTACCTTTCGCTTCGTACTCAAGGTACTGATGAACAAGTACCCTGCACGCACCCTGCTCGtcttcatcctcttcttctGGCTCACAGCATCCTGGATGCTGACACTGTGTGAGAG GCAGACGCAAGGGTCCACCGATCACATGGAAACAGCCTTGTGGCTCATCGCCATCACCTTCCTCACGGTGGGCTACGGCGACGTGGCACCCCATACTCGTTGTGGCAAGTCGGTGTGTCTCTTCACTGGAGTCATG TGGAGCGTTGGTGGGAGCCAGTGTGACTGGAGCACTGATTACACCTGCGAGATGGAGGAAAGTGCTGAGTCAGCGCTTAAGGAATGTTACGTCATGACTCATTCCCTTGGgtttgacaaaataaaagcttgTAGTGTACTAATATATACAAAGAAAAGTATTTTCACACCTGATCTCTACACCTACAGGAAGGGAGGGATCGACTGA